In Drosophila suzukii chromosome Y, CBGP_Dsuzu_IsoJpt1.0, whole genome shotgun sequence, the following proteins share a genomic window:
- the LOC139353548 gene encoding uncharacterized protein, protein MGARWISYLRKRELEAILKEFSLEATGTVEEMRSRLSAFNNRDDHVLEIAERLQDCEAEITAALTDRKQRSPTPNPHPPGPTQLQVPALEGRGAADVVGDTEIHPVKREIFPRKSEMSAATLAEKLKNWGITFDGTTDPITFIQHLEERATAHEVDVEKMPQAIPGLLTDTAEHWFRTSQLLGKSWTNFKKAFLDFFLPPRYFQRLEDERVRDPSVCRSITNRSTEFHTTGQTTTHPSHSFTISSSSGEQVNGAELQSCLQELCPGGSPFSYMSQSHSPLLLGLWSQRSTHSRVLPSYPAGKREESSPELGEILQVQSSRNIAQVQIEGQEFNATIDTGASRSFVSERVVQRVGTPHNVRSVHTHVRNNLFRRNHATVSAEPVEEGRAPSPVRPGYTPDTGGALAAITANAEQEELEPWVNKFLQEELAKFEGLTGVSNIAEHTITMRDDKPIKQRYFPKNPAMQRIIDEQIDELLRNDCIEPSRSPHSAPIVLVGKKSGEMRLCVDFRQLNAHSIPDAYPLPRITHIWERLRHAKYISTLDLKSGYWQIPVAESSRECTAFTVPGRGLYHWKMMPFGLHSAPATFQRALDSVIGPDMEPNAFAYLDDIIIIGRTLEEHVQHLQEVFRRLRKANLRLNAKKCSFFKRSLVYLGHVISEEGIHTDPDKISAVRRLSPPTTCKELRRFVPNFASVVQPMSLLLKKGKKWQW, encoded by the coding sequence ATGGGGGCGCGTTGGATTTCGTATCTCCGGAAGCGGGAATTGGAGGCGATTCTGAAGGAGTTTTCCTTGGAAGCAACCGGAACAGTTGAGGAAATGAGGAGCCGGCTGTCTGCTTTTAATAATCGGGACGACCACGTGCTGGAGATAGCCGAGCGGCTACAGGATTGCGAAGCGGAAATTACAGCCGCCCTAACGGATAGGAAGCAGCGTTCACCGACTCCGAACCCACACCCACCGGGTCCAACACAGCTTCAGGTGCCAGCACTGGAAGGCCGAGGTGCCGCCGATGTAGTCGGAGACACGGAGATCCATCCGGTCAAGCGGGAAATTTTTCCCAGGAAATCAGAGATGTCCGCAGCCACGCTAGCGGAAAAGCTGAAGAATTGGGGAATCACTTTTGACGGGACCACGGACCCCATAACCTTCATCCAACACCTCGAGGAACGAGCCACCGCACACGAAGTTGACGTGGAGAAGATGCCGCAGGCCATCCCTGGTCTTTTGACGGATACAGCTGAGCACTGGTTTCGGACAAGCCAGCTGCTAGGAAAATCTTGGACGAACTTTAAGAAGGCGTTTCTTGActtctttctgccacccagGTACTTTCAGCGACTCGAGGATGAACGAGTACGAGATCCCAGCGTATGCAGGAGCATCACCAATAGGTCAACAGAATTTCACACGACCGGCCAGACGACCACCCACCCCAGCCACAGTTTTACAATCAGTTCCTCGAGTGGGGAACAGGTCAATGGTGCCGAACTTCAGTCTTGCTTGCAGGAATTGTGCCCAGGAGGGTCACCGTTTAGCTACATGTCGCAATCCCATAGTCCTCTTTTGTTGGGATTGTGGTCGCAGAGGAGTACGCACTCTCGAGTGTTGCCGTCGTACCCAGCCGGGAAACGAGAGGAGTCTTCCCCGGAATTAGGAGAAATCTTACAGGTTCAGTCGAGCAGAAATATCGCGCAGGTGCAAATCGAGGGTCAGGAGTTTAACGCTACCATAGACACCGGAGCTAGCAGAAGCTTCGTGAGCGAACGAGTTGTTCAACGTGTAGGGACGCCACATAACGTACGGTCGGTACACACACACGTGcgaaataatttatttcgaCGGAATCATGCTACTGTTTCAGCGGAACCAGTAGAGGAAGGGCGAGCGCCTTCCCCAGTCAGACCAGGATACACGCCTGACACTGGAGGAGCACTAGCCGCAATCACCGCAAACGCCGAGCAAGAAGAATTAGAACCCTGGGTAAACAAATTCCTACAGGAGGAATTGGCCAAATTCGAAGGATTGACGGGAGTGTCAAATATCGCTGAGCATACGATCACGATGCGAGATGATAAGCCCATCAAACAGAGGTATTTTCCTAAGAATCCCGCGATGCAGAGGATTATCGATGAGCAGATCGACGAACTGCTACGCAACGACTGTATAGAGCCTTCTCGGAGCCCCCACAGCGCCCCTATTGTACTCGTGGGCAAGAAATCTGGAGAGATGCGACTATGTGTAGATTTTCGACAACTAAATGCCCATTCTATTCCAGATGCATACCCGCTGCCAAGGATAACACACATCTGGGAGCGTCTGCGCCATGCCAAGTACATATCGACGCTCGATTTGAAGAGCGGATATTGGCAAATCCCTGTAGCCGAGTCCAGCCGCGAGTGCACAGCATTTACAGTCCCCGGGAGGGGCTTGTACCACTGGAAAATGATGCCGTTTGGCCTCCACTCAGCACCAGCCACATTCCAGCGGGCGCTCGACAGCGTCATAGGACCGGACATGGAGCCCAACGCGTTCGCGTATTTGGatgacatcatcatcatcggccGCACTCTGGAGGAGCATGTGCAGCATCTACAAGAAGTATTTCGACGGCTACGAAAGGCGAACCTTCGTCTCAACGCGAAGAAATGCAGTTTCTTTAAGCGCAGCCTGGTGTACTTGGGACACGTCATCAGTGAGGAGGGAATTCACACGGATCCCGACAAGATTTCGGCAGTACGGCGACTGAGTCCGCCCACCACATGCAAGGAGTTGAGGAGATTTGTACCCAACTTTGCCAGCGTAGTGCAGCCCATGTCTTTGCTACTCAAGAAAGGAAAGAAATGGCAATGGTAG